The following are from one region of the Staphylococcus schleiferi genome:
- a CDS encoding L-aspartate oxidase, which translates to MRVIIVGSGIAALSFIRALKSDIEVVCVTKDHLSQNNSYFAQGGICFSKYEEDQGEQHARDTFEAGAQMGDLHMLKTVIQQSYPLIEQLIDEGLPFDRDEMQHLLYGMEGAHQLPRILHAGGDQTGYFIAQHMVHHLSHPRLTIYEAMEVIDLVKNSHNEVCGVLAIDENQIQRMIEADAVVFASGGVSNVFTTHSNVSESVATGAVIALRHQLTLESMEMIQFHPTLLGTPDQAYGLVSEAVRGAGGVLINDENVAFMDDIHPMKSLAPRDVTSRAIFQQQQQGHQCYIDISEVAHFEQRFPTIFKAIQRDMPQTLAEKRIPITPGAHYTVGGIQANIHGQTQIENVFAIGEAACTNFHGANRLASNSLLEGLVMGANCAEVINQQLVSVDWEPQEQVCHIPIIERQHVQKVQQYSFEVLGVEREQKAMAHYLQMIETLLNDAPQTSTVTHEIWQNYSILKLLQTICHSALRREESRGVHYRKDYPTRETAWQDKVIEMNRGGQEHVESVVRQRKNQSILH; encoded by the coding sequence GTTATTATTGTTGGTAGTGGTATTGCGGCTTTATCATTCATACGCGCTTTGAAATCAGACATTGAAGTGGTTTGTGTGACTAAAGATCACCTGAGTCAGAATAATAGTTACTTTGCACAAGGAGGCATTTGTTTTTCAAAATATGAAGAAGATCAAGGTGAACAGCATGCGCGTGATACGTTCGAAGCGGGTGCACAAATGGGAGATCTTCACATGCTTAAAACGGTGATCCAACAAAGTTATCCGCTCATCGAACAGTTGATAGATGAGGGTTTACCGTTTGATAGAGATGAAATGCAACACTTGCTTTATGGTATGGAAGGTGCACACCAGCTGCCTAGAATTTTACATGCAGGTGGTGATCAGACGGGTTATTTCATCGCACAACATATGGTTCATCATTTGAGTCATCCACGTCTCACAATTTACGAAGCGATGGAAGTCATCGACCTTGTCAAAAATAGTCATAATGAAGTGTGTGGTGTTTTAGCTATCGATGAAAATCAAATTCAGCGCATGATTGAAGCTGATGCTGTGGTATTTGCATCTGGAGGTGTGAGTAATGTTTTTACGACGCATTCGAATGTGTCTGAGAGTGTGGCGACCGGTGCTGTGATTGCTTTACGTCATCAATTGACACTAGAAAGTATGGAGATGATACAATTTCACCCAACCTTGTTGGGGACGCCTGATCAAGCTTATGGTCTCGTCTCGGAAGCTGTACGTGGCGCGGGAGGCGTGTTAATCAATGATGAGAATGTTGCATTCATGGATGATATTCATCCTATGAAAAGTTTGGCACCTCGAGATGTGACGAGTCGTGCTATCTTTCAACAACAACAGCAAGGTCACCAATGTTACATCGACATCAGTGAAGTGGCACATTTTGAACAACGCTTTCCTACCATTTTTAAAGCAATCCAACGGGACATGCCTCAAACATTAGCAGAAAAAAGAATCCCTATTACGCCCGGTGCGCATTATACGGTAGGAGGGATTCAAGCAAATATTCATGGTCAAACGCAAATCGAGAATGTATTTGCGATTGGGGAAGCCGCGTGTACTAATTTCCATGGTGCGAATCGTTTAGCGAGTAATTCATTGTTAGAAGGCTTAGTCATGGGAGCGAACTGCGCGGAAGTGATTAATCAACAGTTGGTATCTGTAGATTGGGAACCACAAGAACAAGTGTGTCATATTCCAATCATTGAGCGACAGCATGTGCAAAAAGTACAACAATATAGCTTTGAAGTTTTAGGTGTCGAGCGTGAACAAAAAGCGATGGCACACTATTTGCAAATGATTGAAACGTTATTAAATGATGCACCCCAAACAAGCACAGTAACGCATGAAATATGGCAAAATTACAGTATTCTCAAGTTGTTACAGACGATATGTCATTCCGCATTAAGGCGAGAAGAGTCAAGAGGTGTACATTATCGAAAAGATTATCCAACACGTGAAACAGCATGGCAAGACAAAGTGATAGAAATGAATAGGGGAGGTCAAGAACATGTTGAATCGGTTGTCCGTCAGAGAAAAAATCAATCAATATTACATTGA
- the nadC gene encoding carboxylating nicotinate-nucleotide diphosphorylase: protein MLNRLSVREKINQYYIEDNQQGDLATRIFDRYSEGTLMIKAKEAGIFCGEVIIAEAFALLDPTTEVDQKIKDGASVQAGDVIAEITGTIPTLLTMERIVLNLIQRMSGIATMTQRISQQIAHTDARIVDTRKTTPGLAIFEKYAVTVGGGLNHRRSLNDGLMLKDNHIDFSGSMKEAIEKAKGFLGPMDKLEVEIENETMLKTAIAAGVDVIMFDNQQPEWIQQHIHLVPDFIQTEASGNINEENVVAYAKAGVDFISMGALFYASKALDISAKVVM, encoded by the coding sequence ATGTTGAATCGGTTGTCCGTCAGAGAAAAAATCAATCAATATTACATTGAAGATAACCAACAGGGAGATTTAGCGACGCGCATTTTTGATCGTTATTCAGAAGGCACACTCATGATTAAAGCGAAAGAAGCGGGCATATTTTGTGGGGAAGTCATCATTGCAGAAGCTTTTGCATTACTCGATCCAACGACTGAAGTGGATCAAAAGATTAAAGATGGTGCATCAGTGCAGGCTGGAGATGTTATCGCAGAAATTACAGGCACGATCCCGACACTTTTAACGATGGAACGTATCGTATTAAATTTAATACAGCGCATGTCTGGGATTGCGACGATGACACAACGCATCTCACAACAAATTGCCCATACCGATGCACGCATTGTCGATACACGTAAAACAACGCCTGGACTAGCAATCTTTGAAAAGTATGCGGTAACCGTTGGAGGCGGATTGAATCATCGACGTTCGTTGAATGATGGTTTGATGTTAAAAGATAATCATATTGATTTTAGTGGCTCCATGAAAGAAGCGATTGAAAAAGCTAAAGGCTTTTTAGGACCAATGGATAAGCTAGAAGTTGAAATCGAAAATGAAACGATGTTGAAAACAGCGATAGCAGCAGGTGTAGATGTCATTATGTTTGATAATCAACAACCCGAATGGATACAGCAACATATTCATCTCGTTCCAGACTTTATTCAAACAGAGGCTTCGGGCAATATCAACGAAGAGAATGTTGTCGCGTATGCCAAAGCGGGTGTTGATTTTATTTCTATGGGTGCTTTATTTTATGCTTCAAAAGCGCTTGATATTTCTGCAAAGGTTGTGATGTAA
- the nadA gene encoding quinolinate synthase NadA, translating into MFNPMLTATKSIPEHYLQMTQEELKNHIQSIKDTLGDRLFMPTHHYQKDEVVQFADITGDSLELARICKANTQAEYFVFNGVHFMAETADILTDDHQDIYLPDLSAGCSMADMANIQQALHSYDVLTQHYHLDILPLTYVNSTAAIKKFVGEHGGSCVTSGNAKSVVKWALQQGKTILFLPDQHLGRNTAYDLGVPLEHMAVWDPIKKQLDYDGRHDQLRIVLWKGHCSVHEKFHKAHIEIGREKNPEVNVLVHPECPFDVVQAADYAGSTRYIIDKIKNAPKGSHWLIGTEMNLVERLKKTYTDLHIESLNPLMCACLTMNRIDLPHLAWCLDKIMDGDRDQIIKVDQETAKYAKQSLDRMLSIT; encoded by the coding sequence ATGTTTAATCCGATGTTAACAGCGACAAAATCTATTCCTGAACACTATTTGCAAATGACGCAGGAAGAGTTGAAAAATCATATTCAATCGATTAAAGACACGTTGGGAGACCGTTTGTTTATGCCGACACATCATTATCAAAAAGATGAAGTGGTTCAATTTGCTGATATTACGGGTGATTCATTAGAGTTAGCACGTATTTGTAAAGCAAACACGCAAGCGGAATATTTTGTATTTAACGGTGTGCATTTTATGGCAGAAACGGCAGACATACTCACAGACGACCATCAAGATATTTATTTGCCCGATTTATCTGCAGGGTGTTCCATGGCGGATATGGCGAATATTCAACAAGCGCTTCATAGCTATGATGTCCTCACACAACACTATCATCTAGATATTTTGCCACTCACTTATGTTAATTCGACAGCAGCCATTAAGAAATTTGTTGGTGAACATGGAGGCTCTTGCGTCACAAGTGGCAATGCAAAATCAGTTGTCAAATGGGCGTTGCAACAAGGTAAAACGATTTTGTTTTTGCCTGATCAACATTTAGGTCGCAATACGGCCTATGATTTAGGTGTACCTTTAGAACACATGGCAGTCTGGGATCCAATAAAAAAACAATTAGATTATGATGGACGTCATGATCAATTGCGTATTGTATTGTGGAAAGGACATTGTTCTGTTCATGAGAAATTTCATAAAGCGCATATTGAAATAGGGCGTGAAAAAAATCCAGAAGTGAACGTGCTCGTGCATCCAGAATGTCCGTTTGATGTGGTTCAAGCAGCTGATTATGCAGGTTCGACACGTTATATTATCGATAAGATTAAAAATGCACCAAAGGGGTCGCATTGGCTTATTGGAACAGAGATGAATCTTGTAGAGCGATTGAAAAAGACGTATACCGATCTGCATATTGAATCGTTAAACCCACTGATGTGTGCGTGTCTGACAATGAATCGCATTGATTTACCTCATCTTGCGTGGTGTTTAGATAAGATTATGGATGGAGACCGAGATCAAATTATTAAGGTAGACCAAGAAACTGCAAAGTATGCGAAACAAAGTTTAGATCGTATGCTCAGTATCACATAA
- a CDS encoding alpha/beta hydrolase — translation MELPYIDKLDRDLRDLASTMYGATLSDETLQAYRDQVLRHAKTSVDANLDVTIDKQTLSTEAGEVDVLLFNPHQSQQRRPVYLYMHGGGTISGGAHLDNQDNARLAHDLGCLVVSIDYHLAPETVFPGQLNECYGVLKWLVQHADALYIDVSRIAIGGSSAGGLLSASLAQLAQDRHEIHIVFQNLHIPMLDIATTYQRPANPYVGHYGWTYEMNAFAWQQYLGEAFEKTTLPPYAVPAQRQDVSQLPATLITVGSLDLFVDEAIQYAQRLIQAGVSTELHVYPGLFHLGELIPEARVARQIYHDRVNALKRAFYD, via the coding sequence ATGGAATTGCCTTATATAGATAAATTGGATCGTGACTTACGTGACTTGGCCTCAACAATGTATGGCGCCACACTTTCAGACGAAACTTTGCAAGCTTATCGTGATCAAGTACTTCGCCATGCCAAGACCTCAGTTGACGCCAACTTGGATGTAACGATTGATAAGCAAACTTTATCGACTGAAGCAGGAGAGGTAGATGTGTTGCTATTCAACCCCCATCAAAGTCAACAACGACGGCCTGTTTATCTCTATATGCATGGCGGTGGCACAATTTCTGGTGGTGCCCATTTGGATAATCAAGACAATGCACGTCTTGCACACGACCTTGGTTGTCTCGTTGTGTCTATTGACTATCACCTTGCCCCTGAAACCGTATTTCCCGGGCAATTAAATGAATGTTATGGTGTGTTAAAGTGGCTCGTTCAACATGCGGATGCGCTATATATCGATGTGTCACGCATTGCCATTGGCGGTAGTAGCGCAGGCGGATTACTCTCTGCTAGCTTGGCACAACTCGCACAAGACCGTCATGAAATCCATATCGTATTCCAAAATTTGCATATTCCAATGCTGGACATTGCGACAACCTATCAACGTCCCGCTAACCCTTATGTAGGTCATTACGGTTGGACATATGAAATGAATGCATTTGCTTGGCAACAGTATCTCGGCGAAGCATTCGAAAAAACAACGCTTCCACCTTATGCAGTCCCTGCGCAAAGACAAGATGTGTCACAATTACCTGCGACACTGATTACGGTAGGCAGCTTAGATTTATTTGTCGATGAAGCAATTCAGTATGCACAGCGTTTAATACAAGCAGGTGTATCGACTGAACTGCATGTATATCCTGGCTTATTTCATCTTGGCGAACTCATTCCTGAAGCACGTGTGGCACGCCAAATCTATCATGATCGTGTCAATGCGTTGAAACGGGCATTTTATGACTAA
- a CDS encoding arylamine N-acetyltransferase family protein, translated as MYDFTKLETFIGLNKPAHFEPTLENLNHYIRQYVLHVPFENINVQNRLPLAVNNASMIQKITERHQGGICYENNRLTYEYLSQHGYDMHFIAATVNQGEEKGWAAENVHMTTIATLNGSRYLVETGFGESPLMAVPLNGDIVEDTAKRQVYKIKYIDDTTFDLLKKVKDQWVIQYRAVDHYLKFRDFENAMVYNQTSLDSHFVTDPLLVKNWETGHVTMTGRNLTVTDQGKKEKHPVTRENYRQFLADYFNITHTPILFFEPEETE; from the coding sequence ATGTATGATTTTACGAAGTTAGAAACATTTATCGGTTTGAATAAGCCCGCTCATTTCGAACCGACGTTAGAGAATTTGAACCATTATATTCGTCAATATGTGTTACATGTGCCGTTTGAAAATATCAATGTTCAAAATCGTTTACCTCTTGCTGTGAATAATGCATCCATGATTCAAAAAATAACAGAACGTCATCAAGGGGGAATCTGTTATGAAAACAATCGACTCACATATGAATATTTGAGTCAGCACGGCTATGATATGCATTTCATTGCGGCTACTGTTAATCAAGGTGAAGAAAAAGGATGGGCTGCTGAAAATGTTCATATGACAACCATTGCAACACTCAATGGATCACGTTATTTAGTTGAAACCGGCTTTGGCGAATCCCCTTTAATGGCGGTTCCACTTAATGGCGATATTGTAGAAGATACAGCAAAACGACAGGTTTATAAAATCAAATATATCGATGATACAACATTTGATTTACTTAAAAAAGTGAAAGATCAATGGGTCATTCAATATCGTGCGGTTGATCATTATTTAAAATTTAGAGACTTTGAAAATGCCATGGTTTATAACCAAACAAGTTTAGATTCACATTTTGTAACGGACCCTTTACTTGTTAAAAATTGGGAAACAGGTCATGTAACGATGACAGGAAGAAATTTAACAGTGACTGACCAAGGTAAAAAAGAAAAACATCCCGTGACTCGAGAAAACTATCGTCAATTTTTAGCTGATTATTTTAACATTACGCATACACCGATTTTATTTTTTGAACCTGAGGAAACAGAATAG